A window from Candidatus Methylomirabilota bacterium encodes these proteins:
- a CDS encoding rhodanese-like domain-containing protein produces MNPGAISPEQLATLLEQPAPYALLDVRERAAFERGHIFRATPLPRRLLEMRLPTLVTAPATLIVLYDDYGTLSTLAATTLADLGYSEVFVLTGGLEAWRRAGRPVVQGLNVPSKVFGEHVLHERKTPEISCLELSAQMAEGRDMVIVDTRTPEEYHRGCLPGAWSMPGGELVLRIGEVVERPDQTIVVHCGGRTRSYLGAESLRRMGLPNPIVAVKNGTMGWQLDGLELERGATRWAPRPSDKSRSRALDVAVRVAAEDGTPLVSPDAVAERWGRRGEENVVLLDVRTREEYEAGHVPGAQWAPGGQAVQATDEYVAVRAGWLVLICDGLGRSIMTAGWLKRMGFPHVAVMEGGVIAWQRSGRPLETGQPDAHPPGYAAAYRVVDRIPAGPIGDALVLSVDPSDAYLRGHVPGAQWIGRGRLELAIGRVAPDKDQPIVVTCADDVQSTLAAATLRRMGYANARVLDGGLAAWTAAGLPVESGPGTMLAEVDDVVQKPYERGRAAMEAYLRWEEALDPQGVSPHALLPESRRT; encoded by the coding sequence ATGAACCCCGGCGCGATCTCCCCCGAGCAGCTGGCGACGCTGCTGGAACAGCCCGCCCCGTACGCCCTGCTGGACGTGCGCGAGCGGGCCGCCTTCGAGCGCGGCCACATCTTCCGGGCCACGCCGCTGCCCCGTCGCCTCCTCGAGATGCGGCTGCCCACGCTGGTGACCGCCCCGGCCACCCTCATCGTGCTCTACGACGACTACGGCACCCTCTCCACGCTCGCCGCGACCACGCTGGCCGACCTGGGCTACAGCGAGGTGTTCGTCCTGACCGGGGGCCTCGAGGCGTGGCGGCGCGCGGGTCGGCCGGTGGTCCAGGGCCTCAACGTGCCGAGCAAGGTCTTCGGCGAGCACGTGCTGCACGAGCGCAAGACCCCCGAGATCAGCTGTCTGGAGCTCTCCGCGCAGATGGCCGAGGGCCGCGACATGGTCATCGTGGACACCCGCACGCCCGAGGAGTACCACCGGGGCTGCCTGCCCGGGGCCTGGAGCATGCCGGGCGGCGAGCTGGTGCTGCGCATCGGCGAGGTGGTGGAGCGGCCGGATCAGACCATCGTGGTGCATTGCGGCGGACGCACCCGCTCCTATCTGGGCGCAGAGTCGCTGCGGCGGATGGGCCTGCCGAACCCCATCGTGGCGGTGAAGAACGGCACCATGGGCTGGCAGCTCGACGGGCTCGAGCTCGAGCGGGGCGCCACCCGCTGGGCGCCCCGGCCGTCCGACAAGAGCCGGTCGCGCGCCCTCGACGTCGCGGTGCGGGTGGCCGCCGAGGACGGCACGCCGCTGGTCTCCCCGGACGCGGTGGCCGAGCGATGGGGGCGACGGGGCGAGGAGAACGTCGTCCTGCTCGACGTCCGCACCCGGGAGGAGTACGAGGCCGGCCACGTGCCGGGCGCGCAGTGGGCGCCGGGCGGTCAGGCGGTGCAGGCCACCGACGAGTACGTGGCGGTGCGGGCCGGATGGCTCGTCCTCATCTGCGACGGGCTCGGCCGGTCGATCATGACCGCGGGCTGGCTCAAGCGCATGGGGTTCCCGCACGTCGCGGTGATGGAGGGCGGCGTGATCGCCTGGCAGCGCTCCGGCCGACCACTCGAGACCGGCCAGCCGGACGCCCACCCGCCCGGCTATGCGGCGGCGTATCGCGTCGTGGATCGCATTCCCGCCGGACCGATCGGCGACGCCCTCGTGCTCAGCGTGGATCCCAGCGACGCCTACCTGCGCGGTCACGTGCCGGGCGCGCAGTGGATCGGCCGGGGCCGGCTCGAGCTGGCCATCGGGCGGGTCGCGCCCGACAAGGACCAGCCGATCGTGGTGACGTGCGCGGACGACGTGCAGTCGACGCTGGCCGCGGCGACCCTGCGGCGCATGGGCTACGCCAACGCCAGGGTGCTCGACGGTGGGCTCGCCGCCTGGACCGCGGCCGGTCTCCCGGTCGAGTCCGGGCCGGGGACGATGCTCGCCGAGGTGGACGACGTCGTGCAGAAGCCTTACGAGCGCGGGCGCGCGGCGATGGAGGCCTATCTGCGCTGGGAAGAGGCGCTGGATCCGCAGGGGGTCAGCCCGCACGCCCTGCTGCCGGAGAGCCGGCGCACGTGA
- the sseA gene encoding 3-mercaptopyruvate sulfurtransferase: MIDARLPDPLVSTEWLAASLGAPDLKVVDATFYLPHLRRDARAEFEQAHIPGAVFFDIDAVADHSIPLPHMLPDPGPFADAVGALGIGTGDRVVVYGGKGLIASARVWWSFRVFGHERVAVLDGGLGKWRTEGRPVEAGPARPAPRRFSATYHKDLVADLSRMLAVLERRDAQIVDARSRGRFAATEPEIRPGLRGGHIPGSMNLPYGDLFRADDDAMRPVDEVRDAFRQAGLDPERPVVATCGSGVSAAVLALALYRLGRRDAAVYDGSWTEWGGRADTPIVT, from the coding sequence GTGATCGACGCCCGCCTGCCCGACCCGCTGGTCTCGACCGAGTGGCTCGCCGCCTCCCTGGGTGCGCCCGATCTGAAGGTCGTGGACGCCACGTTCTACCTGCCACATCTGCGGCGCGACGCGCGCGCGGAGTTCGAGCAGGCGCACATCCCGGGCGCGGTGTTCTTCGACATCGACGCGGTGGCGGACCATTCGATCCCGCTGCCCCACATGCTGCCCGACCCGGGTCCCTTCGCGGACGCGGTCGGCGCCCTCGGCATCGGGACAGGCGATCGCGTGGTGGTGTACGGCGGCAAGGGCCTCATCGCCTCCGCGCGGGTCTGGTGGAGCTTCCGGGTGTTCGGTCATGAGCGCGTGGCGGTGCTGGACGGCGGGCTCGGCAAGTGGCGGACGGAAGGGCGTCCGGTGGAGGCCGGCCCCGCTCGGCCGGCTCCGCGGCGATTCTCCGCGACCTACCACAAGGACCTGGTGGCCGATCTCTCCCGCATGCTCGCGGTGCTCGAGCGCCGGGACGCCCAGATCGTCGACGCGCGCTCGCGCGGCCGCTTCGCCGCCACCGAGCCCGAGATCCGGCCCGGCTTGCGCGGTGGCCACATTCCCGGCAGCATGAACCTGCCCTACGGCGATCTGTTTCGCGCCGACGACGACGCGATGCGGCCGGTCGACGAGGTGCGGGACGCCTTCCGGCAGGCCGGGCTCGATCCGGAGCGGCCGGTGGTGGCGACGTGCGGATCCGGGGTCAGCGCCGCGGTCCTGGCGCTGGCGCTCTATCGCCTCGGACGGCGGGACGCGGCGGTCTACGACGGGTCGTGGACGGAGTGGGGCGGCCGCGCCGACACCCCGATCGTCACCTGA
- a CDS encoding cysteine dioxygenase family protein, giving the protein MAGETYTLEQFVADLGRITADATEPEAITRAIAPLLGRLVKNADAIPVPFRGRAPDGGRGRFMLHRAPRFNVTSVLWRPGDRAAAHNHETWGVIGVVDNEIEETRYRVLDGPAGRAALQVQSVTRCGPGAVSRLVPPDDEVHAMHNPTARDTLEIHVYGRDLHGLARKTWAPDGRVTPLVSPKYLNC; this is encoded by the coding sequence ATGGCTGGCGAGACGTACACGCTCGAGCAATTCGTGGCGGACCTGGGCCGGATCACGGCCGACGCGACGGAGCCGGAGGCCATCACGCGGGCGATCGCGCCGCTGCTCGGCCGCCTCGTGAAGAATGCCGACGCGATCCCGGTCCCCTTCCGCGGCCGCGCGCCGGACGGCGGCCGCGGCCGCTTCATGCTCCACCGCGCGCCGCGGTTCAACGTGACCTCGGTGCTGTGGCGTCCCGGCGACCGCGCGGCCGCGCACAATCACGAGACGTGGGGTGTCATCGGCGTGGTGGACAACGAGATCGAGGAGACACGCTACCGGGTGCTGGACGGCCCCGCCGGCCGGGCCGCGCTGCAGGTGCAGAGCGTGACCCGCTGCGGCCCCGGCGCGGTCTCTCGCCTCGTGCCTCCCGACGACGAGGTGCACGCCATGCACAACCCGACCGCCCGGGACACGCTCGAGATCCACGTCTACGGGCGCGACCTCCACGGCCTGGCCCGGAAGACCTGGGCGCCCGACGGACGCGTCACCCCGCTGGTGAGCCCGAAATACCTCAACTGCTGA
- a CDS encoding peroxiredoxin: protein MSLRLGDTAPDFTAETTQGPVKFHDWIGDQWAVLFSHPRDFTPVCTTELGYVARLKSDFDKRGVKCMGLSIDPVDSHRGWMADIKETQGHEPNFPIVADPQRTVANLYGMMHPAHDEVYTVRTVFVIDPKKKIRLMITYPQTTGRNFDEILRVIDSLQLTDGYRVATPVNWKQGDDVIIVPAVTDDEAKAKFPKGWKALKPYLRLTPQPNK, encoded by the coding sequence ATGTCACTGAGACTCGGAGATACCGCTCCCGATTTCACCGCCGAGACCACCCAGGGCCCGGTGAAGTTCCACGACTGGATCGGCGACCAGTGGGCCGTGCTGTTCTCCCACCCGCGCGACTTCACGCCGGTGTGCACCACCGAGCTGGGGTACGTGGCGCGGCTGAAGAGCGACTTCGACAAGCGCGGCGTCAAGTGCATGGGGCTCTCGATCGATCCGGTCGACTCGCACCGGGGCTGGATGGCTGACATCAAGGAGACGCAGGGGCACGAGCCCAATTTCCCGATCGTGGCCGACCCGCAGCGCACGGTCGCCAACCTCTACGGCATGATGCACCCCGCGCACGACGAGGTGTACACCGTGCGCACCGTGTTCGTGATCGACCCGAAGAAGAAGATCCGGCTGATGATCACGTATCCGCAGACCACCGGCCGCAACTTCGACGAGATCCTGCGCGTGATCGACTCGCTCCAGCTCACCGACGGCTACCGGGTGGCCACCCCGGTCAACTGGAAGCAGGGCGACGACGTCATCATCGTGCCCGCGGTCACCGACGACGAGGCCAAGGCCAAGTTCCCGAAGGGCTGGAAGGCGCTCAAGCCCTACCTGCGCCTGACCCCGCAGCCGAACAAGTAG
- a CDS encoding FAD-binding oxidoreductase — protein MSAKSGADALVIGAGCVGANVAYRLAERGATVTVLDATAPGAGTSGASFAWTNSFSKTPRDYHELNVASMEEHAVLAKELGGGGWLHPDGALAWEEDATGLARLAQAVDRLTGWGYPVERISPRQAREIEPDLHIAPAVGHVIWTPAEGYVEVVPFVAALLAEARRRGARVLPGHPVTDVVIEGSRVRGVRTAGGERFAADSVVDCAGIAAGEVAALAGVALPLDRVPGRLIYTAPVATTLRRPVHAPGCHFRPDGGGRIVLAEGAHDQTWREGGEPWPPERSLAVVAAHLPALAGARVEAVRVGVRPMPRDERPMVGALPGVDGFYVVVSHSGVTLGPLWGRVAAAEILDGALDPRLAPYRPARFP, from the coding sequence GTGTCCGCGAAGTCCGGCGCCGACGCCCTCGTGATCGGAGCGGGGTGCGTCGGCGCCAACGTGGCCTACCGGCTGGCCGAGCGCGGCGCGACGGTCACCGTGCTGGACGCCACCGCGCCCGGCGCCGGCACGTCCGGGGCGAGCTTCGCCTGGACGAACTCGTTCAGCAAGACGCCGCGCGACTATCACGAGCTGAACGTCGCGAGCATGGAGGAGCACGCCGTCCTCGCCAAGGAGCTGGGCGGGGGCGGCTGGCTCCACCCGGATGGCGCGCTGGCCTGGGAGGAAGACGCAACCGGCCTCGCGCGCCTCGCCCAGGCGGTGGACCGGCTCACCGGATGGGGCTATCCGGTGGAGCGCATCTCGCCGCGACAGGCGCGTGAGATCGAGCCGGACCTGCACATCGCCCCCGCCGTCGGGCACGTGATCTGGACACCCGCCGAGGGCTACGTCGAGGTCGTCCCGTTCGTCGCGGCGCTCCTCGCCGAGGCCCGGCGCCGCGGCGCGCGCGTCCTGCCCGGCCATCCCGTCACCGACGTCGTGATCGAAGGCTCGCGGGTGCGCGGCGTGCGCACCGCGGGCGGCGAGCGCTTCGCGGCCGACTCGGTGGTGGACTGCGCGGGCATCGCGGCCGGCGAGGTGGCGGCCCTCGCCGGCGTGGCCCTGCCGCTCGACCGCGTGCCGGGCCGGCTGATCTACACCGCCCCGGTGGCCACAACGCTGCGGCGCCCGGTCCACGCGCCCGGCTGCCACTTCCGCCCCGATGGCGGCGGGCGCATCGTGCTGGCCGAGGGCGCGCACGATCAGACGTGGCGCGAGGGCGGTGAGCCATGGCCGCCCGAGCGGTCCCTCGCGGTGGTGGCCGCGCATCTGCCGGCCCTGGCCGGGGCGCGCGTCGAGGCCGTCCGCGTCGGCGTCCGGCCGATGCCGCGCGACGAGCGGCCGATGGTAGGCGCCCTGCCCGGCGTCGACGGCTTCTACGTCGTGGTCTCGCACAGCGGCGTCACGCTCGGGCCGCTGTGGGGCCGCGTGGCCGCCGCCGAGATCCTGGACGGCGCGCTCGATCCGCGCCTGGCCCCGTACCGCCCCGCCCGGTTCCCGTAG
- a CDS encoding adenylate/guanylate cyclase domain-containing protein, with the protein MSVRARLDAAFAQEERRGLMLAAATRSVAVVIIIGWLALANPLRGLALAWVLGTAAFFLVTGLVQLGLYARRMAPPITPYAFMLLDALALAAVLLVPNPFDPAAPPLALPLRWAAFMYFFLLLMQAAFSFRPALVAWTGLCGAGAWTVGFLWIATRPETLVDPPSATVPLSRYLDPNYASVLKFENEVVAFLLVSAGLALLVRRSRALVAERLDAERTRGNLARYFSPKVVETLAERDEPLGRVRRQSVGVLFADLVGFTTMAEEMTPEEVMTLLRDFHGRMEEEVFRHGGCLEKFIGDALLATFGVPDAGPRDATDTLACARGMRDALDAWNRERTAAGRPALRMGLGLHYGPVVAGDIGSRRSMAFATVGDTTNVTSRLQALTRELGASIVASEALVAAVRREGAEPGLLTGLSARGPQALRGRDTPIDLWTE; encoded by the coding sequence GTGAGCGTGCGAGCCCGGCTCGACGCGGCCTTCGCGCAGGAGGAGCGTCGGGGGCTCATGCTGGCCGCGGCCACCCGGTCGGTCGCGGTGGTGATCATCATCGGCTGGCTCGCGCTGGCCAATCCGCTGCGCGGCCTCGCGCTGGCCTGGGTGCTCGGCACCGCCGCGTTTTTCCTGGTCACCGGCCTGGTCCAGCTCGGGCTGTACGCGCGCCGGATGGCGCCGCCGATCACCCCGTACGCGTTCATGCTGCTGGATGCGCTCGCGCTGGCCGCGGTGCTGCTGGTCCCCAACCCGTTCGACCCCGCCGCGCCGCCGCTGGCCCTGCCGCTGCGCTGGGCCGCGTTCATGTACTTCTTCCTGCTGCTGATGCAGGCCGCCTTCTCGTTCCGGCCGGCCCTGGTCGCGTGGACCGGGCTGTGCGGGGCCGGGGCCTGGACCGTCGGGTTCCTCTGGATCGCGACGCGACCCGAGACGCTGGTCGACCCGCCGAGCGCGACGGTCCCGCTCTCGCGGTACCTCGATCCGAACTACGCCTCGGTCCTGAAGTTCGAGAACGAGGTCGTGGCGTTCCTCCTGGTGAGCGCGGGGCTGGCGCTGCTCGTCCGCCGCTCGCGCGCGCTGGTCGCCGAGCGCCTCGACGCCGAGCGCACCCGCGGCAACCTCGCCCGCTACTTCTCGCCCAAGGTGGTGGAGACGCTGGCCGAGCGCGACGAGCCGCTGGGCCGGGTGCGGCGGCAGTCGGTCGGCGTGCTCTTCGCGGACCTGGTCGGCTTCACCACCATGGCCGAGGAGATGACCCCGGAGGAGGTCATGACCCTGCTGCGCGACTTCCACGGGCGGATGGAAGAGGAGGTCTTCCGCCACGGCGGCTGCCTCGAGAAGTTCATCGGCGACGCGCTGCTGGCCACCTTCGGGGTGCCGGACGCGGGGCCGCGCGACGCCACCGACACCCTGGCCTGCGCCCGCGGCATGCGCGATGCGCTCGACGCCTGGAACCGCGAGCGGACCGCGGCCGGGCGGCCCGCGCTGCGCATGGGCCTCGGCCTGCACTACGGGCCGGTGGTGGCGGGCGACATCGGCAGCCGCCGCAGCATGGCCTTCGCCACGGTCGGCGACACCACCAACGTGACGAGCCGGCTGCAGGCCCTCACGCGCGAGCTGGGCGCCTCCATCGTGGCCAGCGAGGCGCTCGTCGCGGCGGTCCGCCGGGAGGGCGCCGAGCCCGGCCTGCTCACCGGGCTGAGCGCGCGGGGACCGCAGGCGCTGCGCGGGCGCGACACCCCGATCGATCTCTGGACGGAATAG
- a CDS encoding TAXI family TRAP transporter solute-binding subunit produces the protein MRTLLALVLVAVVAVSTVDAQTPAPVNLALATLDTGSAWYVYGATIAELLRKTLPPGSNIDVKPRAGGVGNPRLVAKNETPLGLSFTVTNRWAHDGKEAYTEKLENLRALVGGFDTYYLVAMATKKLGISSVREIRDKKLPVRVYTQPVGALGEFAGRQLLRAAGLGYNEIRGFGGSTQHVGYNVIIDAFKDGRADILFAVVTPKHPSVSEIVSSVDVEFLGLDPETTKALLPLGYTAATMPPETFKGQSKPVTTVGFPTVLITNTDLPEPIAYTVTKTVLENKDALVRGHGGLAAFNPQTAWQPDRVGIPLHPGAERAYREKGWMK, from the coding sequence ATGAGAACGCTTCTCGCCCTCGTGCTCGTCGCGGTGGTCGCGGTGTCGACGGTGGACGCGCAGACGCCGGCGCCGGTGAACCTCGCCTTGGCGACCCTCGACACCGGCAGCGCCTGGTACGTCTACGGCGCCACCATCGCCGAATTGCTGCGCAAGACCCTGCCGCCCGGCTCCAACATCGACGTCAAGCCGCGCGCGGGCGGGGTCGGCAACCCGCGACTGGTGGCCAAGAACGAGACGCCGCTCGGCCTGTCCTTCACGGTGACGAATCGCTGGGCCCACGACGGCAAGGAGGCGTATACCGAGAAGCTCGAGAACCTCCGCGCGCTGGTCGGCGGCTTCGACACCTACTATCTGGTCGCGATGGCCACCAAGAAGCTCGGCATCAGCTCGGTGCGCGAGATCCGGGACAAGAAGCTGCCGGTGCGCGTCTACACCCAGCCGGTGGGCGCGCTCGGCGAGTTCGCGGGCCGCCAGCTGCTGCGGGCCGCCGGGCTCGGCTACAACGAGATCCGGGGCTTCGGCGGATCGACCCAGCACGTCGGCTACAACGTCATCATCGACGCCTTCAAGGACGGCCGCGCCGACATCCTGTTCGCGGTGGTCACCCCCAAGCATCCATCGGTGAGCGAGATCGTGTCCTCCGTGGACGTGGAGTTCCTCGGCCTCGACCCCGAGACCACGAAGGCACTGCTGCCGCTCGGCTACACCGCGGCGACCATGCCGCCCGAGACCTTCAAGGGCCAGTCGAAGCCGGTGACCACCGTGGGCTTCCCCACCGTGCTGATCACCAACACGGACCTCCCCGAGCCGATCGCCTACACCGTGACGAAGACGGTGCTCGAGAACAAGGACGCGCTGGTGCGCGGCCACGGCGGGCTCGCCGCGTTCAACCCGCAGACCGCGTGGCAGCCCGACCGGGTCGGCATTCCGCTCCATCCCGGTGCCGAGCGGGCGTACCGCGAGAAGGGGTGGATGAAATAG
- a CDS encoding amidohydrolase, protein MDEIAGGLVLVGGRILTLDPRRPVVEALAVAGGRVLAAGSRAEILRRRDRHSRVIELRGATVIPGLVDAHAHLDREGLKAIYPSLARCRSIADIQRLIRAQAARRRPGEWIVTMPVGAPPFYQGMPEGLAEKRWPTRVDLDAAAPDHPVYIRGIWGYWNRPPVHSIANSRALALAGVGRGTVPPPGVEIVRDAAGEPTGLFVEHNLIQVLELTLMRAAPRFTPADRVRALRVSQQRYAARGVTAVYEGHGIAPEVLAAYRESHARGEIRLRCSLAVSPTWEADEAPRAIPPLAAWAGGRGLGDDRLRVGGICLHYGGDAAVARLLHEAQPYTGWAGFVESANDPAAYLEQAETAARHGLRVNTLVTRCLPEVLDAWETVAQRHPIRDLRWVLVHLNAATPEQLARIRRLGAVATTNPISYLYRSASDEVARLGGAADQLLPHRSLARHRIPFGLATDNKPADPWVAFAAVVARRDMRTGTVVGERERLTRLQALTALTQGGAWVTFAERERGRLAPGWTADLTMLEHDPLTAPLEALVGQTARLTLVGGEIVHRA, encoded by the coding sequence GTGGATGAAATAGCCGGCGGGCTGGTCCTCGTCGGCGGGCGCATCCTGACCCTCGACCCGCGGCGCCCGGTGGTCGAGGCGCTCGCCGTCGCGGGCGGCCGCGTGCTGGCCGCGGGCTCGCGCGCCGAGATCCTGCGCCGGCGCGACCGCCACAGCCGCGTCATCGAGCTGCGCGGGGCGACCGTGATCCCCGGGCTGGTCGACGCCCACGCCCATCTCGACCGCGAGGGCCTCAAGGCGATCTACCCCTCGCTCGCGCGCTGCCGCTCGATCGCCGACATCCAGCGCCTCATCCGCGCGCAGGCGGCCCGGCGAAGGCCCGGCGAGTGGATCGTCACGATGCCGGTCGGCGCCCCGCCCTTCTACCAGGGGATGCCCGAGGGCCTCGCCGAGAAGCGCTGGCCCACCCGCGTCGATCTCGACGCGGCCGCGCCCGACCACCCCGTCTACATCCGCGGCATCTGGGGCTACTGGAACCGGCCGCCGGTGCATTCGATCGCCAACAGCCGCGCGCTGGCGCTGGCCGGCGTCGGCCGCGGCACCGTGCCACCGCCCGGCGTGGAGATCGTCCGGGACGCGGCCGGCGAGCCCACCGGCCTGTTCGTGGAGCACAACCTGATCCAGGTGCTCGAGCTCACCCTCATGCGCGCGGCGCCGCGCTTCACGCCGGCCGACCGCGTGCGGGCGCTCCGCGTCTCGCAGCAGCGCTACGCGGCCCGCGGGGTCACCGCGGTGTACGAGGGTCACGGCATCGCGCCCGAGGTGCTGGCCGCCTATCGCGAGAGCCACGCGCGCGGCGAGATCCGGCTGCGCTGCAGCCTCGCGGTCAGCCCGACGTGGGAGGCGGACGAGGCGCCGCGCGCGATCCCGCCGCTGGCCGCGTGGGCCGGCGGGCGCGGGCTCGGAGACGACCGGCTGCGGGTCGGCGGCATCTGCCTGCACTACGGCGGCGACGCCGCGGTCGCCCGCCTCCTGCACGAGGCGCAGCCCTACACCGGCTGGGCCGGCTTCGTGGAGAGCGCCAACGATCCCGCCGCGTACCTGGAGCAGGCGGAGACGGCCGCGCGCCACGGCCTGCGCGTCAACACGCTGGTGACGCGCTGCCTGCCCGAGGTGCTCGACGCGTGGGAGACGGTGGCGCAGCGCCATCCGATCCGGGATCTGCGCTGGGTGCTGGTGCATCTCAACGCGGCGACGCCCGAGCAGCTCGCGCGCATCCGGCGGCTCGGCGCGGTGGCGACGACCAATCCCATCTCCTACCTCTACCGCTCCGCCTCCGACGAGGTGGCGCGGCTCGGCGGCGCGGCCGATCAGCTGCTGCCGCATCGGAGCCTCGCCCGGCATCGCATCCCGTTCGGCCTCGCCACCGACAACAAGCCGGCCGATCCGTGGGTGGCCTTCGCGGCGGTGGTGGCGCGGCGGGACATGCGCACCGGCACGGTGGTGGGCGAGCGTGAGCGGCTGACGCGCCTGCAGGCGCTCACCGCGCTGACCCAGGGGGGCGCGTGGGTCACCTTCGCCGAGCGCGAGCGCGGCCGGCTGGCCCCCGGCTGGACGGCCGACCTGACGATGCTCGAGCACGACCCGCTGACCGCGCCGCTCGAAGCGCTGGTCGGCCAGACCGCGCGGCTCACCCTGGTCGGCGGCGAGATCGTCCACCGTGCCTGA
- a CDS encoding TRAP transporter permease — protein sequence MPDLRAPRTWLAIAWSIFQLYTAWAGLYDLLIQLPVHVAFAIALGFLTEPMPDSPEAAARLAGRRRRRWLDAIPAGLALLCAAYFVWQNERLASRMALVDDPERWDVVVGLLFTVLLLEAARRHIGPALVVLALAFVAYAFVGPWLPGFLGHGGETFLKLVDQQTLTTQGIFGIPALVSATFIFLFVVFGSVMAHGGLLRFFTDGALAVAGASRGGAGKVAVISSGLFGMVNGSAIANAVTTGAFTIPLMKRAGYRPEFAAGVEACASMGGQLIPPVMGAAAFIMAETLQVPYASIAVAAAIPGVLYFVAVAVMVHFEAARRGLPVLDRNALPRLGVVVRRDFHLLGGPAVLVYFLVDGRSPLFAGFWGLIAAFALSWLRRDTRIGPARALALLHDSAQAAMPVALACATVGIVVGVVSTTGLGLKLATGIVGLAGGNLLLTLVLTMVAALVLGTGLPTSATYIITSIMAAPALVELGVPTLVAHVFVFYFGILADLTPPTAISTYATSSIAGADVWRTQWLGMMLALSGFIIPFSFAYDPALLLMSPSVAHIIWRTMAATLGIVMLGAGLIGYFRAPTRRWERAVLLAGSLLLIFPGTWSDTVGLACFAAVFISQRAARPARAAHPA from the coding sequence GTGCCTGACCTGCGCGCGCCGCGGACGTGGCTGGCGATCGCGTGGTCGATCTTCCAGCTCTACACCGCCTGGGCCGGCCTCTACGACCTGCTGATCCAGCTGCCCGTGCACGTGGCCTTCGCCATTGCGCTCGGCTTTCTGACCGAGCCGATGCCGGACTCGCCGGAGGCGGCGGCCCGGCTGGCCGGGCGGCGCCGGCGTCGCTGGCTCGATGCGATCCCGGCCGGGCTCGCGCTGCTCTGCGCCGCCTACTTCGTCTGGCAGAACGAGCGCCTCGCCAGTCGGATGGCGCTGGTCGATGATCCCGAGCGGTGGGACGTCGTGGTCGGCCTGCTCTTCACCGTGCTGCTGCTCGAGGCCGCGCGCCGCCACATCGGCCCGGCCCTGGTGGTGCTGGCGCTGGCCTTCGTGGCCTACGCCTTCGTCGGCCCCTGGCTGCCCGGCTTCCTGGGCCACGGCGGCGAGACGTTCCTGAAGCTGGTGGACCAGCAGACGCTCACCACGCAGGGGATCTTCGGGATCCCCGCGCTGGTGTCGGCCACCTTCATCTTCCTGTTCGTGGTCTTCGGCAGCGTGATGGCCCACGGGGGGCTCTTGCGCTTCTTCACCGACGGCGCCCTCGCGGTGGCCGGGGCCAGCCGCGGCGGGGCCGGCAAGGTGGCGGTGATCTCCAGCGGGCTCTTCGGCATGGTCAACGGCAGCGCGATCGCCAATGCGGTCACCACCGGCGCCTTCACGATCCCGCTCATGAAGCGCGCCGGCTACCGGCCGGAGTTCGCGGCCGGCGTCGAGGCGTGCGCCTCGATGGGCGGCCAGCTCATCCCGCCCGTGATGGGCGCGGCTGCCTTCATCATGGCCGAGACGCTGCAGGTGCCCTACGCCTCGATCGCGGTGGCCGCCGCGATCCCGGGCGTGCTGTACTTCGTGGCGGTGGCGGTGATGGTGCACTTCGAGGCGGCGCGGCGCGGCCTGCCGGTGCTCGACCGCAACGCGCTGCCGCGCCTGGGCGTGGTCGTGCGACGCGACTTCCACCTCCTCGGCGGCCCGGCCGTGCTGGTGTACTTCCTGGTCGACGGCCGCTCGCCGCTCTTCGCGGGCTTCTGGGGGCTGATCGCGGCCTTCGCGCTGTCGTGGCTGCGGCGCGACACCCGCATCGGCCCCGCCCGCGCGCTGGCGCTCCTCCACGACAGCGCGCAGGCCGCGATGCCGGTGGCCCTGGCCTGCGCGACGGTGGGCATCGTGGTCGGCGTGGTGAGCACGACCGGGCTCGGACTGAAGCTCGCCACCGGCATCGTGGGCCTGGCCGGCGGCAACCTGCTCTTGACGCTGGTACTCACCATGGTCGCCGCGCTGGTGCTCGGCACCGGGCTGCCGACCTCCGCGACCTACATCATCACCTCGATCATGGCCGCGCCGGCCCTGGTCGAGCTGGGCGTCCCGACGCTGGTCGCCCACGTGTTCGTGTTCTACTTCGGGATCCTCGCCGACCTCACCCCGCCCACCGCGATCTCGACCTACGCCACCTCGTCGATCGCCGGCGCGGATGTCTGGCGCACGCAGTGGCTCGGCATGATGCTGGCCCTCTCCGGCTTCATCATCCCGTTCTCGTTCGCCTACGACCCCGCGCTGCTGCTGATGAGCCCGTCGGTGGCGCACATCATCTGGCGCACGATGGCCGCCACGCTCGGCATCGTGATGCTCGGGGCCGGCCTCATCGGGTACTTCCGGGCCCCGACGCGCCGGTGGGAGCGCGCCGTGCTCCTGGCCGGCTCGCTGCTGCTGATCTTCCCGGGCACGTGGAGCGATACCGTCGGCCTCGCCTGCTTCGCCGCGGTGTTCATCTCGCAGCGCGCGGCGCGGCCGGCCCGCGCGGCACATCCGGCGTGA